Proteins from one Pongo abelii isolate AG06213 chromosome 7, NHGRI_mPonAbe1-v2.0_pri, whole genome shotgun sequence genomic window:
- the LOC100462127 gene encoding heterogeneous nuclear ribonucleoprotein A1-like → MTDRGSGKKRGFAFVTFDDYDSVDKIVIQKHYTVNGHNCEVRKALSKQEMASASSRQRGRSGSGNFGGGRGSGFGGNDNFGHGGNFRGHGGFGDSCGGGGYGGSGDGYNGFGNDGSNFGGGGSYKDFGSYNNQSSNFGPMKGGNFGGRSSGPYGGGGQYFAKP, encoded by the coding sequence ATGACTGACCGAGGCAGTGGCAAGAAAAGGGGCTTTGCCTTTGTAACCTTTGATGACTATGACTCCGTGGATAAGATTGTCATTCAGAAACACTATACTGTGAATGGCCACAACTGTGAAGTTAGAAAAGCCCTGTCAAAGCAAGAGATGGCTAGTGCTTCATCCAGGCAAAGAGGTCGAAGTGGTTCTGGAAACTTTGGTGGTGGTCGTGGAAGTGGTTTCGGTGGGAATGACAACTTTGGTCATGGAGGAAACTTCAGGGGTCATGGTGGCTTTGGTGACAGCTGTGGTGGTGGGGGATATGGTGGCAGTGGGGATGGCTATAATGGATTTGGTAATGATGGAAGCAATTTTGGAGGTGGTGGAAGCTACAAGGATTTTGGCAGTTACAACAATCAGTCTTCAAATTTTGGACCCATGAAGGGAGGAAATTTTGGAGGAAGAAGCTCTGGCCCCTATGGCGGTGGAGGCCAGTACTTTGCAAAACCATGA